One stretch of Paenibacillus sp. FSL R5-0341 DNA includes these proteins:
- the cls gene encoding cardiolipin synthase, giving the protein MHIESILLIVLLGLNIIFAAAVVFFERKDASASWAWLLVLNFIPVFGFVLYLLTGQNLTRYRLFQWKERKKLGLEERIEAQLTQLHDNRTPFRNQATESSQDMIYMNLKQNGALLTEDNAVEIITDGTDKFQRLLDDIEAAKDHVHVQYYIYRGDRLGKRIRDALIRKAREGIKVRLLYDALGSRRVSKRFFKELREAGGLVEVFFPSKFSLINLRMNYRNHRKIVIIDGNLGYTGGFNVGDEYLGLNSKFGYWRDTHLRIQGNAVHALQTRFLLDWNEASKQHDTPYVPAHFPHIEGTGKIAMQIVSSGPDAETEHIKNSYLKMINGAKQSILIQTPYFIPDASVFEAIRLACLSGIDVRIMIPNKPDHAFVYWATLSYIGELLKVGAKVFIYDNGFIHAKTLIIDSLVASVGTANIDYRSFRLNFEVNAFMYDETIATALVQTFEHDLHVSREMTLDEYQKRSLIIRFKEAISRLLSPIL; this is encoded by the coding sequence GTGCATATCGAATCCATTTTACTTATTGTGCTCCTGGGCCTGAATATTATTTTTGCGGCAGCAGTCGTCTTCTTTGAACGGAAGGATGCTAGCGCTTCCTGGGCTTGGCTGCTCGTCTTGAACTTTATTCCGGTGTTTGGGTTTGTACTTTATCTTTTAACAGGTCAGAACCTGACCCGATACCGGCTTTTCCAGTGGAAAGAACGTAAGAAGCTCGGGCTGGAGGAACGTATTGAAGCCCAGCTCACGCAGTTGCACGATAACCGCACCCCTTTCCGCAACCAAGCAACCGAGAGTAGTCAGGACATGATTTATATGAACCTGAAGCAGAATGGCGCTCTGCTGACAGAGGATAATGCGGTTGAGATCATTACGGACGGAACAGACAAGTTCCAGCGACTCTTGGACGACATCGAAGCGGCTAAGGATCACGTGCACGTGCAATATTACATTTATAGAGGCGACCGTCTGGGTAAAAGAATCCGGGATGCACTTATCCGCAAAGCGCGGGAAGGCATTAAAGTCCGTTTACTGTATGACGCGCTCGGATCGCGCCGGGTATCAAAACGCTTTTTCAAAGAATTGCGCGAAGCAGGCGGTTTGGTTGAAGTCTTTTTCCCCTCCAAATTTAGTCTGATCAACTTGCGTATGAACTACCGGAACCACCGGAAGATTGTCATCATCGATGGTAACCTGGGATACACGGGCGGGTTCAATGTTGGAGATGAGTATCTCGGCTTAAACTCGAAGTTCGGTTATTGGCGGGACACACATCTGCGTATTCAGGGAAATGCCGTTCATGCGCTGCAGACCCGTTTCCTTCTGGATTGGAATGAAGCGTCCAAACAACACGACACACCCTATGTTCCAGCGCATTTCCCTCATATCGAGGGTACAGGAAAGATTGCCATGCAGATTGTCTCCAGTGGACCGGATGCAGAAACCGAGCATATCAAGAATAGTTATCTCAAGATGATTAACGGGGCCAAACAATCAATTCTGATTCAAACGCCTTATTTTATCCCGGATGCCAGTGTATTCGAAGCTATTCGTCTCGCGTGTCTGTCCGGCATTGATGTTCGTATTATGATTCCAAATAAGCCCGACCATGCTTTCGTATACTGGGCTACGTTATCTTATATCGGTGAGTTGCTGAAGGTTGGCGCCAAAGTATTTATATATGATAATGGCTTCATTCACGCCAAGACTCTTATCATTGACAGTTTGGTTGCATCCGTGGGAACCGCCAATATTGACTACCGCAGTTTCCGCTTGAACTTTGAGGTTAATGCATTTATGTATGATGAAACGATTGCGACAGCACTTGTACAAACCTTTGAGCACGACTTGCACGTATCTCGGGAGATGACGCTCGATGAATACCAAAAACGCAGTCTGATCATTCGCTTCAAAGAAGCCATTTCCCGTCTGTTGTCCCCAATTCTGTAG
- a CDS encoding YitT family protein, translating into MQQRSQLHNNRKKRITSLIPLNGPWRNVVDTISIILGSFLIAVAFNLFLLPNQIASGGVSGLSILGKEWLNWEPAYTQWAINIPLLIAGFLLIGKQYGIRSVLGSIVLPLLVYLTKDWAIPTTNPLLGSLYGGIGVGLGIGIVYRGRGSTGGMSILARIVQKYSGLSYSLCVVIMDATVIIMAAFVLSLEQSLYALIGLYVTGKVIDAVEMGLGFSKVAYIISNQTEAISKVILDDLDRGLTKLEAKGGYTDDQRTVLMVVVGQNEVPRLKALIRSVDPGAFVIISNAHEVLGEGFKRGEHV; encoded by the coding sequence ATGCAACAACGATCACAACTTCACAATAATCGCAAAAAGAGGATAACTAGCCTCATTCCACTCAATGGTCCATGGAGAAACGTCGTGGATACGATATCTATCATTTTAGGTTCGTTTTTAATTGCAGTGGCCTTTAATTTATTTTTATTACCGAATCAGATCGCTTCGGGTGGAGTGTCCGGGTTATCAATTCTAGGTAAGGAATGGCTTAATTGGGAGCCGGCATATACCCAATGGGCGATTAACATCCCACTTCTGATCGCGGGTTTTCTGCTTATTGGTAAGCAGTATGGTATTCGTTCAGTCCTGGGCAGTATAGTCCTACCGCTCTTAGTCTATCTCACAAAGGATTGGGCTATCCCAACAACGAATCCGTTACTTGGTTCACTGTATGGTGGAATAGGCGTTGGTCTCGGGATCGGAATTGTATACCGGGGTAGAGGATCAACAGGTGGCATGAGCATTCTCGCCAGGATCGTGCAGAAGTACAGTGGCCTGAGTTACTCCCTCTGTGTCGTTATTATGGATGCTACCGTTATTATCATGGCTGCTTTTGTATTGTCATTGGAGCAGTCCCTCTATGCGCTGATTGGGTTGTATGTTACCGGTAAAGTGATCGATGCCGTTGAGATGGGGCTGGGCTTCTCCAAGGTGGCATATATTATCTCCAACCAGACGGAAGCGATTAGCAAAGTGATTCTGGATGATTTGGATCGCGGATTAACGAAGCTGGAAGCCAAAGGCGGTTACACCGATGATCAACGAACGGTACTGATGGTCGTGGTTGGGCAAAATGAGGTGCCGAGACTCAAAGCGTTGATTCGGTCTGTGGACCCTGGAGCTTTTGTCATTATCAGTAACGCGCACGAAGTGCTCGGTGAAGGTTTTAAGCGGGGAGAACATGTGTGA
- the prfB gene encoding peptide chain release factor 2 (programmed frameshift) produces MIDPNVKHDLREIGKKLTNLRGSLDLDLKQEMIGNFEVKMSAPDFWDDSDKAQSVIAELNAVKGSVDQYTKLQQDYDDAVMMIELADEEGDEDLAAEIGNSITAIVNKVAEFELQLLLNQPYDKMNAILELHPGAGGTESQDWGQMLLRMYTRWSEKRGFKVEVLDYLPGDEAGIKSVTLSIKGHNAYGYLKAEKGVHRLVRISPFDSSGRRHTSFVSCDVVPEIDDTIELDIRTEDLKIDTYRASGAGGQHINTTDSAVRITHLPTGVVVTCQNERSQIKNRERAMTMLRSKLYERKIEEQKQQLDEIRGDQSDISWGSQIRSYVFHPYSMVKDHRTSVETGNTGAVMDGDLDAFIDGYLRSQIKVETD; encoded by the exons ATGATCGATCCAAACGTGAAGCATGACCTGCGTGAAATAGGCAAGAAACTAACAAACCTTAGGGGGTCTCTT GACTTAGATCTGAAGCAAGAAATGATCGGCAACTTTGAAGTGAAGATGTCTGCCCCGGATTTCTGGGACGATAGCGACAAGGCGCAATCCGTAATCGCTGAGTTAAATGCGGTGAAAGGATCTGTGGATCAATACACCAAACTCCAACAGGACTATGATGATGCAGTGATGATGATCGAACTGGCGGATGAAGAAGGCGACGAAGACCTCGCAGCCGAGATTGGTAATAGTATTACAGCGATCGTGAACAAGGTCGCAGAGTTTGAACTTCAGCTTCTCCTGAATCAGCCTTACGACAAGATGAATGCGATTCTGGAGCTTCACCCGGGTGCGGGTGGTACCGAGTCCCAGGACTGGGGACAGATGCTGCTTCGGATGTACACGCGTTGGTCCGAGAAGCGTGGCTTCAAGGTTGAGGTACTGGATTATCTGCCAGGTGATGAGGCGGGGATCAAGAGTGTTACGTTGTCGATCAAAGGACATAATGCTTATGGTTATCTTAAAGCCGAGAAGGGTGTACACCGACTGGTTCGGATCTCTCCTTTTGACTCATCAGGCCGTAGACATACGTCCTTCGTATCCTGTGATGTGGTACCGGAGATTGATGATACGATTGAACTGGACATCCGCACAGAGGATCTCAAGATCGATACGTACCGGGCGAGTGGCGCGGGTGGACAGCATATCAATACCACCGACTCTGCCGTACGGATTACTCACTTACCAACAGGTGTAGTTGTAACGTGTCAGAATGAACGTTCACAGATCAAGAACCGTGAGCGAGCGATGACGATGCTCCGTTCGAAATTGTATGAGCGTAAAATTGAAGAGCAAAAACAACAGCTGGATGAAATCCGAGGAGATCAGTCGGATATTTCATGGGGTAGCCAGATTCGCTCCTATGTATTCCATCCCTATAGTATGGTAAAGGATCACCGTACAAGCGTAGAGACTGGAAATACAGGCGCAGTAATGGACGGCGACCTCGATGCATTCATCGATGGTTATTTGCGTAGCCAGATTAAAGTAGAAACCGATTAA